One Vicinamibacterales bacterium genomic window, TGGGGTCAGACCCCGCGACGAATCCCACTCGGGGTCAGACCCCGCGGCTCTCTCTACGAAGGGGTCAGACCCCTCGGCACATCCCACTCGGGGTCAGACCCCTAGCAAGTCGGCCAGTAATTCGTCCTGCTCCGGCAACACCGTCCGCAGATCCAGCACCACCCGGTCGTCCTCGATGCGCGCCACGACGGGCGGATCCAGCGTGCGGAGCCAGGCCTCTGTCGCGTCCGCCGATTGTCCCTCTCGCGCGATCGACAGCAGCACGGTCGGCAGGCCCAGCCCGGGCGCGCTGCCGCCGCCCACCGCCGACGATCCGCTCGTCAATGCGGTCCGCCAGCCGCTCGAGGTGAGCAGCTCACCGAGCGCTATCGCGCGGGCCTCGATCTCATCCGCCGTCACGTGCAGCATCCGCTGGACCGGCACGGTCGCCGTGGCGCGTCCGGCGACATACTCCGCGAGCGTGGCTTCCAGGATGGCAAAGGTGATCTTGTCGGCGCGCAGGGCGCGCATCAGCGGGTGGGTGCGCAGCCGATCGACCAGCGCGCGCGAGCCGGCGATGATGCCGGCCTGCGGACCGCCAAGCAGCTTGTCGCCGCTGAAGCAGACCAGGTCCACGCCGGCGGCGAGCGAGGCCTGCACCGAGGGCTCACCGGCGAGGTCGTCCAGCAGGCAGCCGCTGCCGATGTCTTCGACCACCGGCACGCCCACGGCCCGCCCCGCCTGCACGAGGCCGGCGAGCGCCGGGCGCTCGGTGAAGCCCTCGATCCGGAAGTTCGAGGGATGCACGCGCAGGAACAGCGCGGTAGCCGCCGAGACCACGGCGGTGTAGTCGTTGACCCGCGTGCGGTTGGTGGTGCCCACTTCGCGCAGCGTCGCCCCGGATTGCCGCATCACGTCGGGCACGCGGAAGCCGCCGCCGATCTCCACCAGCTCGCCGCGCGAGATCACCACCTCGCGTCCGGCGGCCAGGCCGGTGAGGATCAGCAGAATCGCGGCGGCGTTGTTATTGACCACCACCGCGGCTTCGGCGCCGGTCAAGGCGGTGATGAGCGACTCGGCGTGCACGGTGCGGGAGCCGCGCGTCCCGTCAGCCAGGTCGTATTCGAGGTTGGAGTATCCCCCGGCGATGGCCGTCGCCCGCGCGAGCGCGGCTGGCGCAATGGGCGCCCGCCCCAGGTTGGTGTGGATCACCACGCCGGTCGCGTTGATGACCGGCCGCAACGACCCGCGCGCGCCGGACGCCAGCGCCTCGTGCGCGCCGCGCTCGATGATGGCGGCGGCGGTGTCGGCGTCGGCCGGCCCCGTTCCGGCGGCGATGGCCTCGCGCAGCCGCCCGGCCCCGG contains:
- the selA gene encoding L-seryl-tRNA(Sec) selenium transferase, translated to MRDFRVIPSIDILRQRDEVRALEAAYGADATVNALRAGAGRLREAIAAGTGPADADTAAAIIERGAHEALASGARGSLRPVINATGVVIHTNLGRAPIAPAALARATAIAGGYSNLEYDLADGTRGSRTVHAESLITALTGAEAAVVVNNNAAAILLILTGLAAGREVVISRGELVEIGGGFRVPDVMRQSGATLREVGTTNRTRVNDYTAVVSAATALFLRVHPSNFRIEGFTERPALAGLVQAGRAVGVPVVEDIGSGCLLDDLAGEPSVQASLAAGVDLVCFSGDKLLGGPQAGIIAGSRALVDRLRTHPLMRALRADKITFAILEATLAEYVAGRATATVPVQRMLHVTADEIEARAIALGELLTSSGWRTALTSGSSAVGGGSAPGLGLPTVLLSIAREGQSADATEAWLRTLDPPVVARIEDDRVVLDLRTVLPEQDELLADLLGV